In Telopea speciosissima isolate NSW1024214 ecotype Mountain lineage chromosome 10, Tspe_v1, whole genome shotgun sequence, the DNA window atattaaagaaatttaAAGTGGGAATAGAAGGTAAGGGAAAAGGATGTACTTATAGTCAATATGTAGTAGTACATGCCAACAGAGACTCTTTACCTTCTCTCGGATCATGTGGGTCCTCTATTTATGAATCGCAGGGCATTCTCTGTTGTGCATCCATTAACTTGCCTTCTGAAATGATAATGCATGTGAGTGGCATATAGATCCCTCCAaaccaaatatttttttgagGGGAGGGGGTTGTTAACAAAAAGTAAAGCATAAATTTTTTAGGAGGAGCGCTCCTCTGTGGGGGAGTGCAAGGGCCATGTTTGCACGACAGTCAATGAGAGCACCCATGCTGACATTTGGAAGACTAGATTTCCACATTTCATGGGagatggggtggtcattttgtcccCATTATATCTGGGTGTGACACTATAGCCTACGCCCCcacaaaacattttttttaaaatttctttaagTCATAAGGTCAGGCAAGGCACATTAGCACCTCTATGAAATGACCTTGATGTCCTCCTTATACGATACCGTTACCTCGCACCTCATTGATGCGCCCCCTATTCTCTTGCAGAGTTGTTATCTATAATCAtgcaaaagaagagaaatgcaTCAAAACATACGCGACGCCCTCCTATGCTAAACCCtacattacatttttttttggtttgggtagAAACCCTACATTACATTTACAGTTGGAGTATATATATGACAAAACTAGTTTCACCGTAAACAGTCCGCCAATTTCTATTTTTGTCCGGATCAGCTATTTATAATCGGTCTATTCTCTTCATCGATTCAGggagagcgagacagagagagagagagagaccaagaGCGAGGGCCAAAACTCAAAAGGGGGATCGGGGACCGTTGAGGGAAAATGTTCTACAGAGGGTAAGAGGGTTTTGAAGTTTtatggtttctattttctttctgaTTCAGAGTTCGGTGCTTCCTTCTCTTTGTTCCAATctgtttatttgttttttctatGCGTCAGGCAACATGTCAAACAGTCGTACTATGATGGGCTTTGTTCGTTCTGCTttgggatttatttatttttatgttaccACCTCTTTCactaaaaaaattcaaagtttcTTTTGGTTTTCCCTATATCTACTATATGGGTTCTCATTATTTGATTCTCTAGATATGAAATTTTTGGTCTCTTCTAGGTCTAACTGTGATTTACAATTCAAAACCCTGTTTCCTGTTTTCCTGGGTTATCAAAATTTCTGTTTGAATATGTCTGAAACAAAAAAGAGGGGTCTCTAGGAGGATAAGTTTTGATATTTCGAATGAAATTTCTTAATGGGTGGGAGTCTGCAATTAGAGTATTGACGGGTGGGTTCTGGTTTCTTTTGCTTTTGTGGGTATTCGGGGACTGAAGGAAATACGTGGATGGTGGCGATGGGCGGGAAATGGGTCCAAAACGGCAGCGGATACTTGATCAGCCTCAATCATTTTATGGGGCTTCTGGGAGTTCGAGTTTTATGTATAACGCTTCTCCGTATGCTTACATTGGTCAGCCTCCACCGTTCCCAGTTGTTCGACTCCGAGGGCTACCCTTTGATTGCACAGAAGCTGATGTGACTGAGTTCTTCAACGGTCTAGACCTTGTTGATGTTCTATTCGTCCACAAAAATGGCAGGTTCAGTGGGGAAGCCTTTGTTGTTTTGGGTTTCCCTGTTCAAGTTGATTTTGCAATTCAGAGGAACAGACAGAACATGGGTAGGAGATACATTGAAGTTTTCAGGAGTAAGAGACAAGAATATTACAAGGCCATAGCAAATGAAGTTTCAGATGCTCGTGGTGGTTCACCCCGTCGGAGTGCTCGGGCAAGATCACTTGATGATGGGAACGAGTCGGCCCAACATACTGGAGTCTTGCGATTGAGAGGATTGCCATTTTCAGCTGGGAAAGATGATATTATGGATTTCTTTAAAGATTTCATGCTTTCAGAGGATTCTATTCATATCACACTCAATATGGATGGGAGGCCCACAGGTGAAGCATTTGTTGAATTCGCGAGTCCAGATGATTCAAAAGCTGCGATGGCGAAAGATAGGATGACCCTCGGGAGTCGTTATATAGAGCTGTTCCCTTCATCACAAGAGGACTTAGATGAAGCAGTTTCAAGGGGACGGTGATGAATTCCTGTAGCAGCTGTGTAGATTTTacaatttctgaatttttaacagtgttttttttataattatttttactcTGCTAGTTTTATTTAGTTAGAACTAAATCACTAATAAGCCTCTCATCAGTAGTTGTCATTGTTGAATTTTTAACATTTAAAAGCAGGACGAAAGAAACTTCTCTCTGCAGGAAAGCGTAGATTATATTTTTGTAGTTTCGTTCATTTATGGTTTACATTTTTATTCCCCTTAGCTCTTATGCATATCTTCACATATGCCATGCTTGTTGAGACTATTTCTTAATATTGGCTACTTCCTACTAAAGTTTTCGTTGTTTCTGTACATCTGATGTTTGAGTACACTGAGATGAATTGAATAATAGATTATTTTGTATTTGATTTATTCTGGGAATATTAGTTGCTTTTCTTTTGTGCATCATTTGCTGCCTCAAGGAAAGATTTTCTAGATTGAGAGTGTTGCTTTTTGTTTGTAATGCTTCAAATAAGTATTTATTTCACACAGGGAGGTAGATAATTGCGTTTAGATTCTAAATTCTAATTCAAATTTCTCCTTAGTAGTTGTTCTTTAAGATCCTGTGCTAAATCTGATACCATGCCTACCCATGATAAACTTTTACCCTTGTGATTGTCTGGAATGTTCTGGCCCTTTTCATTATGTGCAAATCAAAAGAGTATTTATGGTACTATAGGCAATTAAGGAAGGTAATGTAAGACTGGAATACCAGtcccaaaaaacccacaaaaatctAAACAGGAACAgaaccagaattagaaacttagggTTTATAATCAAACCAGCCAAGTGATGGTCACccacttggatcgagtgtagagaACAGTAGGGACAAGCTTGTCTCCAAAGTTGGTTCAATTATGATGGTCTGATATAGAGATATCAAAGGAttaacaaaatagaaggtttgaaGAAACCTTCGAAAACAATGCTGTTTTGGACTTCCAGCAGCAACCGGGTGTAAGGCTTGGTGAATGAAGTCTGGTCTGCAACTCTGGGTCAATTCTGATGGTTAAAATTGGAGATTGAAGgttgagaatgaaaatagaaagtatggGAATTATGGAAGTTTCAGGCAGTGGGATGGGGTGGAAGTGTCAATCGAGTGGAGGCAATGGAAGGGGAAATCTGAGTTTCAAAATCCAGCAGGGTTGGTGTTGATTTGAAGATGTTTTGGAATTAGAAGGTTGCAGTCAGAAGAGTTGCAGAGGTGTAGCAGCAGCTTCAATTGATGGTCTTCTCAGCAGCACAACCACACTGAGGTAGCAGATGACTCCAGCCTTGAGAGGGGATCTCCAGCAATGGCAGTAGCAGCCTG includes these proteins:
- the LOC122643899 gene encoding heterogeneous nuclear ribonucleoprotein F-like isoform X1 — encoded protein: MFYRGKYVDGGDGREMGPKRQRILDQPQSFYGASGSSSFMYNASPYAYIGQPPPFPVVRLRGLPFDCTEADVTEFFNGLDLVDVLFVHKNGRFSGEAFVVLGFPVQVDFAIQRNRQNMGRRYIEVFRSKRQEYYKAIANEVSDARGGSPRRSARARSLDDGNESAQHTGVLRLRGLPFSAGKDDIMDFFKDFMLSEDSIHITLNMDGRPTGEAFVEFASPDDSKAAMAKDRMTLGSRYIELFPSSQEDLDEAVSRGR
- the LOC122643899 gene encoding heterogeneous nuclear ribonucleoprotein F-like isoform X2; the protein is MGLLGVRVLCITLLRMLTLVSLHHLVDVLFVHKNGRFSGEAFVVLGFPVQVDFAIQRNRQNMGRRYIEVFRSKRQEYYKAIANEVSDARGGSPRRSARARSLDDGNESAQHTGVLRLRGLPFSAGKDDIMDFFKDFMLSEDSIHITLNMDGRPTGEAFVEFASPDDSKAAMAKDRMTLGSRYIELFPSSQEDLDEAVSRGR